The Bacillota bacterium nucleotide sequence AGGGCGACCCCGTGTGCAGGCTGGTATTCACGTTAAAGAAGAGGTAGGCGCAGAAGCAGGCGACCGCACGCCGCCGTACGCCGGTGCGCGCCGCGCGGTGTATGCCGCCCGTTGAGATACGGGGTGAATACCCCCGCGGGGAATGGTATGATATAGCGTAGACAACCCGGGAAAGGGGTGTAACGGTGAAGGAGAAGGTAGAACAGGCTCTGTCGAGAGTCAGGCCCAACCTGCAGGCGGACGGCGGTGACGTTGAACTCGTCGACGTCGCGGACGGGGTTGTTAAGGTGAGACTCAGGGGCGCGTGTGGCTCGTGCCCAATGGCGCAGATGACGCTCAAGAACGCCATCGAGCGGATCGTAAAGGCCGAGGTCCCCGAGGTCAAACGAGTGGAAGCAGTCTAACCGCCAGGCCGCACAGCGTTGGCGCTCGAACCCCCCGGACCTCCGGGGGGTTTGCGTTCCCGCCGCCTTGTTTACATATGTGCTTCAAGGCAGGGAACGACTCCACCATGTCGAATGATGAAACCCAATATCAGATTCTCCCGCTTCAGGAGGTCACTTTTGGTGCCGGCGAAGGCTGAAGGCGATCTTGAATCCGGCACGGAATCCGCGGCAGGGAAACCTGCTCCGTCAGGGCTAAGCCCCGAGAGAGTATACCGCACAGTATTTCACAACTCGTCGGACGCGCTGTTCCTGGTGAGGGTGCGCCAGAACGGTGAGATCGTATACGAGGCCGCAAACCCGGCGTTCGAGGACCTGACCGGCTTCACGTCCTCCGAGGTAGTCGGTCGTTCACCGTACCACCTCCTCCCGCCGGAGGCCGCCGACAGGGTGGCCGCGAGATACCGGAAGTGCGCGGGCTGCCGGACCCCCCTGGAATACGAGGACAGTATCCAGTTCCCGGTGGGGAAGCGCATCTACTCCAGCAGACTCGTCCCGCTGCCGCTCAAGGACGGGGACGTCCGGGTCGTCGGTGTGCTTCACGATGTCACTCTCAACCGCCAGAAAGAG carries:
- a CDS encoding NifU family protein is translated as MKEKVEQALSRVRPNLQADGGDVELVDVADGVVKVRLRGACGSCPMAQMTLKNAIERIVKAEVPEVKRVEAV